The sequence below is a genomic window from Curtobacterium sp. MCPF17_002.
GCGGGCGCTCGTCGAGGCCGTCGTCGCCACCGGGACACCGACGGTCATGGTGCTGCTCACGGGTCGCCCGTACGCGATCGGGTGGGCGCTCGACGGGCCGGGTCCGCGACCGGCTGCGGTCGTGCAGGCGTTCTTCCCGGGGGAGGGCGGTGGCCTCGCCATCGCGGACCTCCTCACCGGGGTCGCCTCGCCGTCCGGCCGGTTGCCCGTCTCGCTGCCACGGTCCGCCGGCGCGCAGCCGTACACGTACCTGCACCCGCGGCTCGGCGGTCCGTCCGACGTCACCGCCGCCGACTCGACCCCGGTCCGGCCGTTCGGGTTCGGCCTCGGGTACACCTCGTTCGCGTACTCCGCGCTCGTCGTCGACGAGACGGTCACGACGGACGGCGCGTTCACGGCGACGGTCACGGTCACCAACACCGGGGACCGCTCCGGCGCCGACGTCGTCCAGCTGTACGGGCACGACGTGCACGGATCGGTCACACGGCCCCTCGTGCAGCTCCTCGGCTACGCGCGCGTCGCGCTCGCCGCGGGGGAGTCGACCCGGGTGCGGTTCAGCGTGCCGGTCCAGCGGTTCGCGTTCAGCGGTCGTGACCTGCGTCGCGTGGTCGAGCCCGGTGACGTCGAGGTGTGGGTCGCGTCCCACGCGGCGGCGTCACGGCCTGGAGGCACGGTGGACTCCGGCGGCATCGTCGCGCACGGCGGTGGGTCCGGTCCAGAGCCCGTCCCCGGCTCCGCCACGGACCGGACGGTGCTCCGGATCACCGGTCCGGTGCGCGAGGTGACGTCCGCCGACCGGCGGATCGTCACGTGGGACCGCGCCTGACCCGGTGAGCGGGACCCGTGCGACGGGTTGCAATGTGGTTTCCACGGAAACTAGATTGGTCGCATGGGTCCCCGGTCGCCGCTCCTCCGAACGGTGTTCGACGCGCTCATCCGCGCCGAGACCGAGGTCTGGTCCGACGTCGACGCCGCGATGACGGCGTCGTGCGGCACGCCGTTGAGCCGGTTCGAGCCGATGTCGGTGATCGCATCGACCCCGGACTGCCGGGTCGCGGACATCGCCGACGCCCTGTCGATCACGCGCGGCGGCGCCAGCAAGCTCGTCGAGCGGATCCGTGCCGACGGCTTCTGCGAGCGGCTCGCGAACCCCGGCGACGGGCGCTCGGCGTTCTTCGTCCTGACCCCGGCCGGCGCCGGCGTCCTCGAGCGCGCGCAGGCGGCGTTCGACGATGCGCTCGACCGCCGCCTCGGTGGACGGCTCGACGCCCCGGGACTGCAGCAGCTCGAGGGGCTGTTGCGCGCACTCCGACGGACACCGCCGGACGAACGAGAGGAACGCGCCCGATGAACGCAGTCACGCCGATGCAGGCAGTCTGGTACGACGAGCAGGGTCCGGCAGCGGCCGTCCTCCGGTTCGGGGTCGTCGACACCCCCGAGCCCGCGGCGGGCGAGGTGCGCGTGCGGCTCACCCGCTCCGGCGTGAACCCCGGCGACACGAAGAAGCGTGAGGGGTGGCTCGGGTCGGCGATGCCGTACCCACGGGTGATCCCGCACAGCGACGGCGCCGGTGTCGTCGACCAGGTCGGTGTCGGCGTCGCCGAGGAACTCGTCGGCCTGCGGGTCGCGGTCCACGGCGCGCAGTCCTACCGGCAGTTCGGCACCGCGGCGGAGTACGTCGTCGTCCCCGAGCGCCTGGCCGTGCCGCTCCCCGACGAGGTCGGCGACGACGTGGCCGCCTCGCTCGGGATCCCCGGCATCACCGCACACCGCGCGGTGTTCGCGGACGGTCCGGTCCACGGCCGGACGGTGCTCGTGCAGGGCGTCCGCGGCGCGGTGGGGTCCCTCGCCGCACAGCTCGCCGTCGCCGCCGGTGCGACGGTCATCGGGACGGTCCGCCGCAGCGGTGACCTCGAGGCGGCGACCTCGGCGTCCATGCACGTCGTCGCGCTCGACGCCGACCCGGTCGCGGCGGTCCGCGCGATCGCTCCCGACGGCGTGGACCGGATCATCGAGGTGGCACTCGACGCGAACGCCGACCTCGACGCCGCGGTCATCGCGAACGACGGCGTCATCGCCACCTACTTCGCGCGCGGGGACCGGGTGGACCTGCCGTTCCCGCCGCTGCTGTTCGCGAACGTGCTCGTGCGGTTCCTCGGCAGCGACGACTTCGACCCGGACGTGAAGCGGGCCGCGATGGAGGACCTCGTCGCCGGCGTCGCGCGTGGTGAGGTCTCGGTCACGATCGGTTCGGTCCTGCCGCTCGCCGAGGCCGCAGCGGCGCACGAGCTGGTCGACGCCGGTCGCGGGGGACGGGTGCTGCTCGACACGACGCGCTGAGTCGGGCCAACCGGGTCGGTGCGACCGGCTACGGGGTCGGGGTGACGAAGAAGTCCGCGTACGACGGGCCCGTCGAGCTCGACAGGAGCGACGGGTCGGCAACGCGGTGGTCGACGTACGCCTGCAGGACAGCCGGGTCGGTGAGGCCGGACGCGCGGTGGGACCCGAGCCGGCGGCTGCTGTCCGGAAGACCCTGGTAGGTGCTGTGCACGGGATGTCCCTTCGTCGTCGAGGTGCCCGAACAGGTCACTCGTTCGGGGGTCGTGAAACCGTCGCACACGCGGTGCCCGCCGTCCAACACGAGGGGCCCCGAGGTGTACGCATCACGCGGTGGACGATGCGCTCCTCCTGCTCGGGACGGCCATCAGAGTGAGGGACGTACGGTCGACGCATGGCGAAGAAAGAAGAGCACGACGGCCACGACCGGTTCGACGACCTCACCAGCGCGCTCGACGACGTCCTCGACCCGTCGCTCGACGTCCTCGACGCGATGGACCGCGTCATCGATGCGTGCGTCCGCTTCACGTCGGCGACCGAGGCGGGCATCGTCCTCGCCGACGCCGACAGCACCCTGCACGTGATCGCGTCGACGAGCGAACGGAGCAGTGACGCGGAAGAGGCGCAGCTCGGCACGAACGAGGGGTCGTGCCTCGACTGCTACCGCTCCGGGAAGACGATCGACGTGCCCGACGTCACGACCCACGCGGACGTCTGGCCGACGTTCGCGCAGACGATGCGTGACCGTGGCCTCACAGGGACGTTCGCGGAGCCCATCCGCCTGCGTGCGGCGACCATCGGGTCGCTCTGCATCTTCGCGGACCACGACCGCGGGCACGACGACCGCGACGTGGTGCTCCTCCAGCTCCTCGCCGACGCCGCCTCGGCCGCGCTGGCCCGTCAGCGCGGCGCCGGTCCGCTCCGCACCCTCGACGAGCAGGTGGCGGACGCGATCGAGGCCCGGGTGACGGTGGAGCAGGCCAAGGGTGCGCTCGCGCACCGTCGTGGTGTCCGGATCGACGAGGCCTTCCAGCTGATCCGGCGGGCCGGTCAGGGGGCGGGGCGCGGCCTGCGGGAGGTCGCCGAGGACATCGTCCGTGGCGGCGCCGATCTCACGAGCGTCGACTGACGCGCCGACTGCGCCGTCAGAGGATGCCGGTGAGGACACCGCCGTCGGCCCGGAGCGCGGCGCCGTTCGTGGCCGAGGCCAGCGGACTCACCAGGTAGCTGACGAGGCTCGCGATCTCGACGGGCTCGATGAACCGCTCGAGCAACGTCGTGCGGTTCTGGCCGATCACCGCCGCCCGCAGGGCGTCCACCGGCAGGCCCTGCGACGCGGCCAGGGACTCGACCGTCGCCGCGACGCCGTCCGACCAGGTCGGGCCGCCGAGGACGGTGTTGACCGTCACGGCGGTACCGCGCGTGCGCTTCGCCAGACCGTTCGCGAGCGCGAGCTGCGCGGCCTTCGTGACCCCGTAGTGCACCATGTCGGCCGGCACGTCGACGCCGGACTCGCT
It includes:
- a CDS encoding MarR family winged helix-turn-helix transcriptional regulator, with translation MGPRSPLLRTVFDALIRAETEVWSDVDAAMTASCGTPLSRFEPMSVIASTPDCRVADIADALSITRGGASKLVERIRADGFCERLANPGDGRSAFFVLTPAGAGVLERAQAAFDDALDRRLGGRLDAPGLQQLEGLLRALRRTPPDEREERAR
- a CDS encoding zinc-binding dehydrogenase, whose protein sequence is MNAVTPMQAVWYDEQGPAAAVLRFGVVDTPEPAAGEVRVRLTRSGVNPGDTKKREGWLGSAMPYPRVIPHSDGAGVVDQVGVGVAEELVGLRVAVHGAQSYRQFGTAAEYVVVPERLAVPLPDEVGDDVAASLGIPGITAHRAVFADGPVHGRTVLVQGVRGAVGSLAAQLAVAAGATVIGTVRRSGDLEAATSASMHVVALDADPVAAVRAIAPDGVDRIIEVALDANADLDAAVIANDGVIATYFARGDRVDLPFPPLLFANVLVRFLGSDDFDPDVKRAAMEDLVAGVARGEVSVTIGSVLPLAEAAAAHELVDAGRGGRVLLDTTR
- a CDS encoding GAF and ANTAR domain-containing protein: MAKKEEHDGHDRFDDLTSALDDVLDPSLDVLDAMDRVIDACVRFTSATEAGIVLADADSTLHVIASTSERSSDAEEAQLGTNEGSCLDCYRSGKTIDVPDVTTHADVWPTFAQTMRDRGLTGTFAEPIRLRAATIGSLCIFADHDRGHDDRDVVLLQLLADAASAALARQRGAGPLRTLDEQVADAIEARVTVEQAKGALAHRRGVRIDEAFQLIRRAGQGAGRGLREVAEDIVRGGADLTSVD